The genomic interval taacgttgaatcagtgtgagccctgagcttgtttctctgctacTCATTTTTGCTATCTTGTGGGTTGGCTGGGTTCGGCCGGCACCCACCaatacaagctttgatttcacatggagaatggctgcagagccgcgatGTCGAGCACTGGAGAGTCAGCTTGATGGCTGGTTCCACCTCAGTGCCATCCCCGATgttactaaataaaaatgataaatggactagttcttatactgtatggcgcttttctactcttattgagcactcaaatatttaaacgagcgttatgtaggtcaaccaaccaaTTTCGTTAGACAAGCAAAAAGCTTCTGGGtataattttagcggtgacttATCACATGGCCAGAAGCATCTTGACAGTCAAGAGAAAGTCATAGAGGAATGCAACGGAGAGAATCggcccatttttcaaaacaaaacatcgTTCAGACTCAtaagtaaaatggaaataatgtaaggtatttttttcttcaagtgtGGCCTGGTACCAAATGACCCACGGACCAGTATTGGGGACCTCTGGTTTACATGACTGTGAATCAAGTGAATTTAGGAAGAGTTGTATTTGAATTGTTGCATATATTTTGAACATTTTCACCCTTACAAATACCATCACGTTATTATAATGGAAAAATGCCAAAACTGGTAACTAGACTGAACCTGAGCCTTTATAAAATTGAGCTGAAACAAGCAAACCTGAAATTAACCAAAACTGAACAaggttttaaaaagtaaaaattaagaaatgaatcacaaatacaaaaccatgATAATGCTGGTTCATATATTCACACATGTACCACCACCCCAACAAGATAATGTACATTTTTTGATGATGGAATTTACTCTCTTTTTATTGCTGAACAAGAAAGTCTTAACTTTGAAGGGAGTcactttcttttaaaataaactacACCCAAAATTCTGTTTCGTATTTTGGTGAGTTTGAATCCATATATGAGAGGATTCATAACTGGAGGGATGAGGAGAAATTCAATAGCAATGAAGTTTTGGAGGCTTCGAGATAAATCCGTGGAACCAAATTGCTTGTATGCTGGATCAAAAAACATTACAACTAAAAATACAATCAAAGAGATCAGATGGGGCACACAGGTCTGCATAAACTTTGACCTGTCTTCTTTGGACCTCACACATGTTTTAATAAGATGCATGTAAGTCCAAATTATGAAAAAACCATGAGACACATAAATGACAGCAATTGCATACGCAGTGATGTTCTTTGAAAATATGTCAGCTTCAGGACAAGCAAGTTTAACAATTAACCAGTTTAGACATAAGACTCTCTGAATATTTATACTACATAATTTGAGTCTAGATGTTTGCACAGCATTGATGGAGAAAATGCATAAAGGTGTCAGCCAGGAAAAACACACCAGCTGAGAGAGCCTCCTCTTAGTCATGAAAGAGTGGTAGTGCAGAGGTCGACATATAGCCAGATACCTGTCAAAGGCCATAACAGCTAAAATGGACAAATCACAGCAGGCAAATGAGTACATGATAAAAGCCTGTAAAAGGCACCCTTCATATGATACTGTTTGAGAAGACAACAGTAAATCTGAAAGGAATTTGGGGTAGAAACCTGTGGTCCCATAAACTGCATTAATGCAAAAACTGCTCAGGAAAATGTACATGGGTTCATGCAGGTTTTCATCCAAGACAATGATCACAATGAGAGAGATATTGAAGAACAAAATCAAACAGTAATACATTAAAGTTAATGAGAAGAGGGGGACTCTGAAATTAATTGTCTCATTAAATCCTGATAGAATGAAACTTCTTACATTAGACACATTATCCATGATCAGAGAGCACATTGACCTTCTTAGTGTAGTATGAGTGTACAAATCACAGAGCTGCTATATCTAAATATCTGACAATGTCTGCAGTCCCTCTACACACCTGTTAATTACTGCCCTTGgttcaacaaaacacacacttgaGAATTCAGCCTCTGTTGGTCCGctaagtaaaaagtaaaatacataACATATTTCTTTGCCAAAGCAATAACCACCCtgaattctctctctctctctcgcacacacacacactaactgtggaatacccacatctctgtgcaatattatattgttcatactgaacaatatttaTCATATAAATATccaatatccaatattcattcactagtgcaatattcattcaccaagtgcaatattcacacatctttattatattatatacttgttttatttttttacaatgtatatatttttatacattctattttatttttctgtatatttgaagaagttctattttatatttttaggtgtgactttctacagcatagcactgaacaggagtggccctccaatctcattgtacattctgtataatgacaataaactttAAAACATTACTAGTCCCTAGTCTCAGTCTTTTTTATTGTGTAGGATCGAAGTGATAATTTGTAGTTCTTCTATAACCACGTgatttggcagagaagatttgacaGGTTTTTCATGGTGtaactctgctgctcagcccacaaatgcattttccttgcaaatgtggcaccatttaaggggaaaagaGGTTATCCATTGGCATaatatttattgccaagaagcattgttaccaCAAAGAAGTAATTAgccaaatttccttactttttgtgctaagtttagctCCACCACCATGATGTCACCTATTAGGATTTTGCAACCTCAGTGTTTGAGCTTTGGCCACTGCCATGGAGTTGCTGTACTGAGACAAGAGGAGAAAAGCCGAGTTATGAGCTAATGTTAGATAACTCTCTCCCCCTCTGTCAATTGCCACCTTTACATTGCAGAAAGGTGTTAGGGCCAGcatgatcccaggagctatatTGCTGGTAGGCTGTCCCAAGGCAAACTGGTCTTGGTGAAGGGCCAGACCAAGAGTGATTCAGAAAACCCCTATGAAGAAAAATAATCTAAGATACTTATCTTCCCACGATAAGGGTACTGGGACCCCACCCTGAAGCCAGGCTTGGAGGGGGGTCTTGAGGGTGGATGCCTGGTGCCAGGGTCTAGCCCAAAAGAGTTTCATGTGCCCACACTCTTGTGAGCCCACTATCTGAAAGAGCTATAGAgacaaaatcaaaaaataaagagacacAAGACCAAAACAAAGGCTCTTTGAGGCCAAAGAGGACTGCTATTACCTGTCAGCTATCTTTGGAGTCCCACAAGCTGGCCAAGCTCAATAGGACTCCTTCAGTTTGACAGTTCCCTTCAGTGTCCAACTtctggtttgggggttaccaACATGGCATGCACCAGCCACTTTACTGCCATAACTCTGTATAGCTGCATCAGCAATGGAAGATGTCCACTCAGTTTGCTGTTGAAGCTCTGCAGATGGTATGAAATGAAGATAGGGGTTTGTTTGCATATGATCTTGCATAACCAGTTATGGTCACATATGCCAGCTAAATCACACAATAGTATAGTAAAGAGTAGTAGTAAAGAGAGGCGGGGGAAATTAGTTACAGAAGTCAAAACCATTATTGACTGTGATTAGTGTTTATGTGCCAAGCAGCAGTTCAGGATACCTGACTCTGTTGGAATGCTTTGGTGGCTTGAAAGTGCCCCAGCTAGCTTCCTAAATGTCACAAATTTGAAATTGTATTGTGAAATCTGTAGTTGTATGGCTGGGCTATCAATGGATCACCACCCAAGAAGTGGAGATGCCATTGAATTCAGGccttccaatcacttccatggatAGAAGTGCATAAAACCAAAcacccaggcatgcagactgcttctaccagcatttgtgaaagaatgagtcttgtgttccctgggCCTGTGCAAGCAGCACCAGACTGCTCCACCAGGAACCCCCCTGAGACTCTACCTTATCCAGCTAGTGCAGTCTTCATTTTCTGCAACAACTAGGCCTGACCATCCTATGCAATCCTGAGTTTCCTGAGTCTTCCTGGTATCCTGTGCAACCTGAAATTGTCCCCTCAGTGGACCCTGCAGCACCCCAGCCACCAGTACCTTCAGTGGGTTCTGAGCCACCCGAGGTGCTTCATCCATGCCACTGGCTGCCTACCCCCCCGGCATCCTGTGACATTCTGCCTTCACCACCTGCATCAAGCCAATCCACCAGAGGGTTACTGTCTCTGCTGCTAGGTCCTCATTCCTCACAATCCACCTAACACCTTCAGATCATCAGTGTATTTTACTTTAACAACCAGTTCTCTGTCTAACCCTGAAgcctaacaaacaaacaaaaagcagtaaTAATGTATGAAAGAAACTGCTGACTGAGAGCTTCTATCATTACCTCAGACTGCATTTCAATCTTGTGCATGCAGTGTAAAACAGCCGTGCTGCACTAAAGCGAGGTGCAAAATATTAGTTCACAAAAAACAATCTAGACTTCAGATAAAAAAGTTAActaaattaaatgttattttgcatatacaaaacaaaattaattaattaaatgtatatttagTTTCTCTTTTATTAATTGAAATTGTCAACACAACACCACAACCAAAAGGAAGCTCTGATGCATATTGACACTGTGATGCATGTATAGTTTTAAGTATTTCTAGTTTAATATCTGCAATTAATCTATTTAATATATTCAAACTAATGAAAAATCCATAACTATTATAACTCTTCTCTGGTTAACCAGTTTTGAGCATGCTAAATGGTAACTGACAGAGACTTGGATCTTTTCATATAAAACATAACAGCAAATAAATTACTGATAAGTAGATT from Archocentrus centrarchus isolate MPI-CPG fArcCen1 chromosome 21, fArcCen1, whole genome shotgun sequence carries:
- the LOC115801072 gene encoding olfactory receptor 142-like, with the translated sequence MCSLIMDNVSNVRSFILSGFNETINFRVPLFSLTLMYYCLILFFNISLIVIIVLDENLHEPMYIFLSSFCINAVYGTTGFYPKFLSDLLLSSQTVSYEGCLLQAFIMYSFACCDLSILAVMAFDRYLAICRPLHYHSFMTKRRLSQLVCFSWLTPLCIFSINAVQTSRLKLCSINIQRVLCLNWLIVKLACPEADIFSKNITAYAIAVIYVSHGFFIIWTYMHLIKTCVRSKEDRSKFMQTCVPHLISLIVFLVVMFFDPAYKQFGSTDLSRSLQNFIAIEFLLIPPVMNPLIYGFKLTKIRNRILGVVYFKRK